Genomic window (Kangiella profundi):
GCCATCTAAAACACCGGCCAAAGTTTCAAGCTGTAAGTCACGTTTAGGTGCTTTGCCATTACCTTCCCCGTTTTCATAATCTTCCCACTGCTTTTTGTAATCAGCGGCTTTAATCCATGCTTCACGGAAACCCGCAATATTGGCCATTCGTGTCATTGGTGAACGACCTTTATTTCCGTAGACACGCTTTGGATTTTCACCACAGGCCATTTTTAAACCGTGTGGAGCACCGGGAAACTTCATCTCCATCACCGAGCGCGCAGGAACATTTTTTAGCGTAACTGTACGGCCACCAATCAAATTGGCTGAACCAGGCAGAATCTGCATTGACGTGACACCGCCAGATAGCGCTAATTCAAATTGTGGGTCATGTGGCCAGACCGAGTGCTCAGCCCATACTTCTGCTGTGACTGGGGCCGTCATCTCATTGCCATCTGCAGACGAGTCAACGCCAGGAGCAGGATAAACACCAAGATGTGAATGCACATCGATAAGGCCTGGTGTTACCCACTTTCCATTAGCATCAATCACTTCTAAATTTTCATCTGCAGGAGCTTCTACTGACTCTCCAACAGCAACAATTTTGCCATCTTTGAAAAGAATAGAACCTTGATCAATTCTGTCTCCAGCCGCAGTTAAAATTGTGGCATTCTGGATTAATACTGGATGATAACTATGCGCTTGATAGGTAGACTCAAAAGCTGTATTAGGCTCTTCTTTTTTGCTTTCTTCCTTTTGCGGCTGTTCGCAAGCAGACAAAAAAGCAGCGCTAATTAGCGCTGCCAGAGTGAGCCGGGTTTTCGCATGAAACTTAATCATATTGCTCTCCCGAAACTTAAATTAACCAATAATTACAACGCCGAAGAAGCGATCTAAAATTGTTACAACTGTGATGATGCCAAGTACAACTGGGCAGAAGAAAGTAATGGCAAAGTCGATATATTTTGCTACCCACTGTGAGCCGCCTTCACGACCAATCGCAATCTCAGCATTCAAGTTATGCTTCTTCCAGACGTAGGCCACGAAGAATGAAATCAGTGCTCCGCCCAAAGGTAAGAAGGTGTCGCTAGCAATGGCTTCAACAAAATCCATAAAGGTCACGTATTGCCACTCAGCGTTTTTGTTCATTTGAACAAACTGAGTCAAGCTATCGACCGAACCGTTACCTAACAATGACGGGATACCAATTAAGAAAATTAGCGCCGCCATACCCCATACGGCTACCGGACGTTTAATTTTCTTTTCATCAACCAGATAAGAAACTGGAACCTCAAGCAATGAGACTGTTGAGGTTAAAGCTGCAAAACACAGCAGCAAGAAAAATAATGAACCAACAACGATACCAAGTGTTGGACCAAAGCTCTCAAACACACCAGGTAAGGTCGCAAATATCAAACCTGCACCGCCATCAACGCCTTCCATTGTGCCTTGAGTTAAGTAAGCAACAAACGGAAAGATCATTAGACCGGCAAGGAAAGCAATGGATACATCGGTGAGGGTGATTAAGGCAGCTGATTTGACGATATCCTGCTTTTTGGATACGTAACTACCATAAGTAATTAAGGCGCCCATACCCAGAGAAAGCGAGAAGAAGGCCTGGCCGAGGGCTGAATAAACTACTTCACCAGTAATTTCTGAAAAGTCTGGAACTAAATAGTAATTAATCCCTACTCCAGCACCGTCTAATGTCATTGCATAGATAATTAATCCAATGATCATTAAAAACAGGGTTGGCATTAGAATAGTAGCAGCACGCTCAATACCATCATGGATACCACGAGACACGATGAATGCGGTAACGGCCATAAATACTAAACCGTAAAGGCCAATCTTATGCCAATCGGTAATGAAGCTGCCGAACTCTTCACCAATGCCAAAGTTACCTTGAACCATTTCAAGGAAGTAGCCAAATGCCCAACCAGCAACAACATTATAAAAAGATAGGATTAAAACACCGGCCAGAACACCCATAAAGCCAATAATGGCCCAATTTTTGTGGCCTAATTTTTTGAAAGCTCCGACAGGGTTGAGGTTAGTTTTACGGCCAATGGCTATTTCAGAGACCATAACCGGGAAGCAGAGCAAGAAACAGAAAGCGAGATAAATAACTACAAATGCAGCACCGCCCCCTTCTCCAACTTCAAATGGAAACTTCCAAATATTACCAAGACCTACTGCCGAACCAGCAG
Coding sequences:
- a CDS encoding amidohydrolase, which codes for MIKFHAKTRLTLAALISAAFLSACEQPQKEESKKEEPNTAFESTYQAHSYHPVLIQNATILTAAGDRIDQGSILFKDGKIVAVGESVEAPADENLEVIDANGKWVTPGLIDVHSHLGVYPAPGVDSSADGNEMTAPVTAEVWAEHSVWPHDPQFELALSGGVTSMQILPGSANLIGGRTVTLKNVPARSVMEMKFPGAPHGLKMACGENPKRVYGNKGRSPMTRMANIAGFREAWIKAADYKKQWEDYENGEGNGKAPKRDLQLETLAGVLDGEILIHNHCYRADEMALMMEIAEEFDFQISTFHHAVESYKIADKLAENNVCSALWSDWWGFKQEAFDMVPENVALVEKAGACAIVHSDSPTGIQHLNKDAAKSMASGNAMGMNITPEKAIEWITINPAKSMGIAEQTGSLEAGKMADVVLWDGNPFSVYSKAEKVFIDGALMYDRHNEKYQPVSDFQLGQYDLEVDAQEEGAL
- a CDS encoding sodium-dependent transporter, producing the protein MATDRGQFNTRIGFILAAAGSAVGLGNIWKFPFEVGEGGGAAFVVIYLAFCFLLCFPVMVSEIAIGRKTNLNPVGAFKKLGHKNWAIIGFMGVLAGVLILSFYNVVAGWAFGYFLEMVQGNFGIGEEFGSFITDWHKIGLYGLVFMAVTAFIVSRGIHDGIERAATILMPTLFLMIIGLIIYAMTLDGAGVGINYYLVPDFSEITGEVVYSALGQAFFSLSLGMGALITYGSYVSKKQDIVKSAALITLTDVSIAFLAGLMIFPFVAYLTQGTMEGVDGGAGLIFATLPGVFESFGPTLGIVVGSLFFLLLCFAALTSTVSLLEVPVSYLVDEKKIKRPVAVWGMAALIFLIGIPSLLGNGSVDSLTQFVQMNKNAEWQYVTFMDFVEAIASDTFLPLGGALISFFVAYVWKKHNLNAEIAIGREGGSQWVAKYIDFAITFFCPVVLGIITVVTILDRFFGVVIIG